In a genomic window of Hymenobacter chitinivorans DSM 11115:
- the amaB gene encoding L-piperidine-6-carboxylate dehydrogenase, with protein sequence MKLALEEATATGTDVQEHDPHNIQQVLRELGVAAENAAYSTGLQWGGAGQNLKTISSPTDGRKIAAVAMATEADYDTVVRTAQEAFKTWRLVPAPKRGEIVRQIGNKLRDYKEPLGKLVSYEMGKILQEGLGEVQEMIDICDFAVGLSRQLHGLTMHSERPAHRMYEQYHPLGIIGIISAFNFPVAVWSWNAMLAAVCGDVSIWKPSEKTPLVAVAVQHIIKDVLTENELPEGIFNVIIGGPEVGAAMAADPRVPLVSATGSTRMGKKVGEVVGARLGRALLELGGNNAIILTQHADLDMAMRAVVFGAVGTAGQRCTTTRRLIIHDSIYEDVKSRLLSIYPKLPIGNPLQEGNLVGPLIDQQAVEGFTKALAAVQAEGGTLLTGGKVLEGADYATGTYVQPALVEAKNEYHTVQEETFAPILYLIKYSGGVDEAIELQNGVKQGLSSSIFTLNMREAEAFLAATGSDCGIANVNIGTSGAEIGGAFGGEKETGGGRESGSDAWKIYMRRQTNTINYSDQLPLAQGIKFDV encoded by the coding sequence ATGAAACTAGCCCTCGAAGAAGCCACCGCCACCGGCACCGACGTGCAGGAGCACGACCCCCATAACATCCAGCAAGTACTGCGCGAGCTGGGCGTAGCCGCCGAAAATGCCGCCTACAGCACCGGTTTGCAGTGGGGCGGGGCCGGCCAGAACCTCAAAACCATCAGCTCGCCCACCGACGGCCGCAAGATTGCCGCCGTGGCCATGGCCACCGAAGCCGACTACGACACGGTGGTGCGCACGGCCCAGGAGGCGTTCAAAACCTGGCGCCTGGTGCCGGCCCCGAAGCGGGGCGAGATTGTGCGCCAGATCGGCAATAAGCTGCGCGACTACAAGGAGCCCCTGGGCAAGCTGGTAAGCTACGAGATGGGCAAGATCCTGCAGGAAGGCCTGGGCGAAGTGCAGGAAATGATTGACATCTGCGACTTTGCCGTGGGCCTCTCGCGCCAGCTCCACGGCCTGACCATGCACTCGGAGCGGCCCGCCCACCGCATGTACGAGCAGTACCACCCGCTGGGCATCATCGGCATCATCTCGGCCTTCAACTTCCCGGTGGCCGTGTGGAGCTGGAACGCCATGCTGGCCGCCGTCTGCGGCGACGTGAGCATCTGGAAGCCCTCGGAGAAAACCCCGCTGGTAGCGGTGGCCGTGCAGCACATCATCAAGGACGTGCTGACGGAGAATGAGCTGCCCGAGGGCATCTTCAACGTCATCATCGGCGGGCCCGAAGTAGGTGCCGCCATGGCCGCCGACCCCCGCGTACCGCTGGTATCGGCTACGGGCAGCACCCGCATGGGTAAGAAAGTAGGCGAAGTAGTGGGGGCCCGCCTGGGCCGGGCGTTGCTCGAACTCGGGGGCAATAACGCCATCATCCTGACCCAGCACGCCGACCTGGACATGGCCATGCGGGCCGTAGTCTTCGGCGCGGTGGGCACGGCCGGGCAGCGGTGCACCACCACCCGCCGCCTCATCATCCACGACTCGATTTATGAGGACGTGAAGAGCCGCCTGCTGAGCATTTACCCCAAGCTGCCCATCGGCAACCCCCTGCAGGAAGGCAACCTCGTGGGCCCGCTCATCGACCAGCAGGCCGTGGAAGGATTTACCAAGGCTTTGGCGGCCGTGCAGGCCGAAGGCGGCACGCTGCTCACCGGCGGTAAGGTGCTGGAAGGCGCCGACTACGCCACGGGCACCTACGTGCAGCCGGCGCTGGTGGAGGCCAAGAACGAGTACCACACCGTGCAGGAAGAAACCTTCGCGCCCATCCTCTACCTGATTAAATACTCGGGCGGGGTGGATGAGGCCATCGAGTTGCAGAACGGCGTGAAGCAGGGCCTGTCCTCGAGCATCTTCACCCTGAACATGCGCGAGGCCGAAGCCTTCCTGGCCGCCACCGGCTCCGACTGCGGCATTGCCAACGTAAACATTGGCACGTCGGGAGCCGAAATCGGCGGGGCTTTCGGGGGCGAAAAGGAAACCGGCGGGGGCCGGGAGTCCGGCTCCGACGCCTGGAAGATCTACATGCGCCGCCAGACCAACACCATCAACTACTCCGACCAGCTTCCGCTGGCCCAGGGCATCAAGTTCGACGTGTAA